The Lysinibacillus irui sequence TATGTCAAAGCTAGAACTGGAGCTAGCGGCTGGAAGACAAGCCTATGCTATTTGTCCACTTATTGAAGAATCCGATAAACTTGATGTGCAAAATGCTGTGGAAATTTACGAGCAACTGGCGACATATTTTAAAGATCGTTTCCAGGTTGGTTTAATGCACGGACGTTTATCAGCAGATGAGAAAGATGCTGTTATGCGTGCTTTTAGTGAAGGGTCTATTCAGGTTTTAGTTTCGACGACAGTTGTTGAAGTAGGGGTTAATGTACCAAATGCTACCTTTATGATTGTCTATGATGCTGAACGCTTTGGATTGGCACAGCTGCATCAGCTCCGTGGACGTGTTGGGCGAGGAGAGCATCAATCATACTGTATTTTACTGGCTGATCCAAAGTCTGATGAGGGGAAAGAGAGAATGCAATCAATGACGGAAACGAATGATGGTTTCCGATTAGCTGAAAAAGACTTAGAATTGAGAGGACCAGGAGATTTCTTTGGACGTAAGCAAAGTGGTTTACCAGATTTTAAAGTAGCGGATTTAGTACATGATTATCGTATTCTTGAGACCGCTAGAAAGGATGCAACAGAGATGCTTGACACAGAAGCGTTTTGGCATGATGACATTTATCAAAATTTACGTAAGATGTTAGAAGAATCTGGTGTTCTACAAGGTGAGCGCTTCGATTAAGTTAAAAGCTTGTTTGAACGGGGAGAATGCAAGACTTGAATGCAAAACAAGTCTTGCATTCTTTTTTTATACTCTATATACTGATATTAGTACCAAGTGCTAATAACAACTCAAAAGGTGGCGAATGATGTTGAGACGAACGAAAAAAGAGCGACAGCGACTACTATCTGAAACGATAGCTGAAAATCCATTCGTCACAGATGAACAGCTAGCAACACAGTTTCAGGTAAGTGTCCAAACAATTCGTTTAGATCGTATGGAATTATCCATACCAGAATTACGAGAACGAATTAAAGACGTTGCTGCAAAAAACTATGAAAACGAAGTAAAATCTCTACCGATTGATGAGGTCATCGGAGAAATTGTAGATATTGAATTGGATAATCGAGCACTATCGATTTTTGATGTGCAAGAAGAGCATGTTTTTCAGCGTAATGGCATCGCGCGTGGCCATCATTTGTTTGCACAAGCAAACTCATTAGCGGTTGCAGTAATTGATGACGAACTAGCATTAACCGTACATTCCAATATTACGTTTGTGAAACCTGTACGAGCTGGAAATCGTGTTATTACAAAGGCGATTGTTATCGGTCGAGATAATCAAAATAATCGGACAAAAGTCGAGGTAACATCTACCGTTAATGGTGAAACCGTTTTTGTTGGTGAATTTGATATGTACCGCACGAAAGGTAAAGGTGAGTAACAATGAAATTAGCGCTTGATGGAATGGGTGGAGACAACGCACCAAAATCAGTTGTGGAAGGTGCACTCTTAGCTTTAGAACAAATTCCGAACTTAGAAATTCAATTGTATGGTCAACAAGATAAGCTGGAACCATTTTTAAAGCAACATGATCGCTTGACGATTGTGCATTGTGAGGAAGTAGTGGAAGGAACTGACGATCCTGCACGCGCTGTTCGTAGAAAAAAGGATTCTTCAATGGCTCGTATGATGGACGCAGTAGAAGAAGGTAGGGCAGATGCTTGCCTTTCTGCAGGGAATACAGGTGCCCTTATGGCAGGAGGCCTATTTAAAGTAGGTCGTATTGAAGGGATTGCCCGACCAGCCTTAGCTACAACACTACCAACATTGGATGGCAAAGGCTTTTTAATGCTTGACTTAGGGGCAAATGCCGATGCGCGCCCAGAGCATTTAGTGCAATATGCTATTATGGGTGATATTTATGCTAAAAAGGTTGGAGGCTTACAAAAACCACGAATTGGCTTATTAAATATCGGTACCGAGGATAAAAAAGGAAATGAGCTAACAAAAGCAGCCTTCGAATTATTGAAGGAAGCTGATTTGAATTTTATTGGTAATGTTGAAGCACGTGATTTACTTGAAGGAGTAGCAGATGTTGTTGTAACAGATGGCTTTACAGGCAATATGGTGCTGAAGTCGATTGAAGGGACAGCAGGCGCTTTATTTTCTATGTTAAAAGAAGCTTTTATGTCTTCAACAAAAACGAAAATTTCAGCAGCACTCATGAAAAATAATTTACGTGACTTGAAAAATAAAATGGACTATACAGAATATGGTGGTGCAGGATTGTTTGGTTTACAAGCGCCTGTTATCAAAGCACATGGTTCATCTAACGCAAAAGCGATTTTCAGTGCAATCCGTCAAGCAAATACGATGGTAGAGCATACTGTTATTTCGACGATTACTGAGACAGTACGTCACTTAGAAATTGATTAAATAAAGGGGATCATTCAAATGACGAAAATAGCATTTATTTTTCCAGGACAAGGTTCACAAGTAGTAGGAATGGGTCAAGAGTTTGTTGAAAACGCAGCAGAGAGTAAAGCGTTTTACGATCGTGCCGATCAAGCTCTTCAATTTGAATTATCTAAGTTAATGTTAGAAGGTCCAGCAGAAGAATTAACACTAACATATCATGCGCAGCCAGCTCTTCTTACTACAGGTGTAATGGTAGCTGAAAAATTGCGTACAGCAGGCATTCATCCTCACTACGCTGCGGGTCATTCATTAGGTGAATATGGTGCATTGGTTTTAGCAGGCGTTATGTCATTTGATGATGCCGTGTCAATCGTGCACAAACGAGGTCTGTATATGAATGAAGCGGTCCCTGCAGGGCAGGGTGCAATGGCGGCGATTCTAGGGATGGAACTAGAGGCATTAAACGCAGTAACAGAACAGGTTTCAGCTTCAGGTGATGCTGTTCAGGTTGCCAATGTGAATTGTCCAGGACAAATTGTTATTTCGGGTACAAAAGAGGGTGTCGATAAAGCGATTATTGCTGCGAAAGAAGCAGGGGCAAAGAGAGCGATACCATTAGTTGTAAGTGGTCCTTTCCATTCAGAATTAATGCGACCATCCTCAGAGAAACTAAAAGCTGCATTGGCTGAGATTACTTTATCAGCGCCTGAAATTCCTGTCATTGGCAACGTTATGGCGAAGGAATTAAAGGATGTATCAGCTATCCAACAAGAGTTGGTTGAGCAGGTCTATAGTGCTGTTCAATGGGAAGCATCTATGCGTGAGATGATTGCACAAGGAGTGGATGTCTTTATCGAATGCGGACCTGGTAAGGTGTTAAGCGGTCTCTTGAAAAAAATCGACCGCTCTGTTGCAGCATATTGTGTTTATGATGAGGCATCATTAGAAGCAGTTATTGAAGCGTCGAAGGAGTGGTCAATCAATGCGTAAATTAGAAGGAAAAGTAGCTGTTGTAACAGGAGCTTCAAGAGGAATTGGGCGTGCTATTGCTTTAAAGCTTGCTGACGAAGGAGCTAAGGTTGTTGTAAACTTTAGTGGCTCACAGGCAAAAGCGGAAGAAGTCGTTGGGATAATCCAAGAAAACGGTGGAGAAGCAATTGCTGTACAAGCAAGCGTTTCAAAGACAGAAGAAGTAACAGCTTTAATGGATGCAGCAGTGAAAACTTTCGGTTCTCTCGATATCTTAGTGAATAATGCTGGTATTACAAGAGAT is a genomic window containing:
- the fapR gene encoding transcription factor FapR, which translates into the protein MRRTKKERQRLLSETIAENPFVTDEQLATQFQVSVQTIRLDRMELSIPELRERIKDVAAKNYENEVKSLPIDEVIGEIVDIELDNRALSIFDVQEEHVFQRNGIARGHHLFAQANSLAVAVIDDELALTVHSNITFVKPVRAGNRVITKAIVIGRDNQNNRTKVEVTSTVNGETVFVGEFDMYRTKGKGE
- the plsX gene encoding phosphate acyltransferase PlsX, whose protein sequence is MKLALDGMGGDNAPKSVVEGALLALEQIPNLEIQLYGQQDKLEPFLKQHDRLTIVHCEEVVEGTDDPARAVRRKKDSSMARMMDAVEEGRADACLSAGNTGALMAGGLFKVGRIEGIARPALATTLPTLDGKGFLMLDLGANADARPEHLVQYAIMGDIYAKKVGGLQKPRIGLLNIGTEDKKGNELTKAAFELLKEADLNFIGNVEARDLLEGVADVVVTDGFTGNMVLKSIEGTAGALFSMLKEAFMSSTKTKISAALMKNNLRDLKNKMDYTEYGGAGLFGLQAPVIKAHGSSNAKAIFSAIRQANTMVEHTVISTITETVRHLEID
- the fabD gene encoding ACP S-malonyltransferase, whose translation is MTKIAFIFPGQGSQVVGMGQEFVENAAESKAFYDRADQALQFELSKLMLEGPAEELTLTYHAQPALLTTGVMVAEKLRTAGIHPHYAAGHSLGEYGALVLAGVMSFDDAVSIVHKRGLYMNEAVPAGQGAMAAILGMELEALNAVTEQVSASGDAVQVANVNCPGQIVISGTKEGVDKAIIAAKEAGAKRAIPLVVSGPFHSELMRPSSEKLKAALAEITLSAPEIPVIGNVMAKELKDVSAIQQELVEQVYSAVQWEASMREMIAQGVDVFIECGPGKVLSGLLKKIDRSVAAYCVYDEASLEAVIEASKEWSINA